In Leptodesmis sichuanensis A121, the following are encoded in one genomic region:
- a CDS encoding efflux RND transporter periplasmic adaptor subunit, producing the protein MKQLPERVSPPEPIQIGNGRSQPTPRSRPKWPLKWLLYLGLGVGAIGLSVLLLRPAPLRVDTGTIQRGTLQVTVDAEGKTRVRDRFVIAAGTAGHLDRITLNEGDPVKPGMVVARIDPLPLNASIQQALGRLSEWKAQRAGVATQRPKAETLQQAETQIQAAQARQQQAEARVAEARAALQQAQRDRQRAQDLFSAGAISRQARESAELNETTKARDLDAAILAANAEASAVDVARAQLAVLQKQQTDPDYLLRVYEARIASTEAELAQLRDEANRTDVRSPVAGRVLRVLQKSAQFVSNGTPLLEIGDASQLELVIDVLSNDALKIRPGDRILIDVGRDTPPVQAKVRRVEPSAFTKVSALGVEEQRVNVIGDFVNPTPEFGDAYRVAARIIVWEGKNVLKAPLSALFRCQQTAWCTFVVINGRAQQRPVQIGQRSDFEAEIRQGLQPGDTVILHPTEQIKNGDRVTSR; encoded by the coding sequence ATGAAGCAACTCCCTGAACGAGTTTCTCCTCCGGAACCAATCCAGATTGGGAATGGTCGTTCTCAGCCAACTCCTCGATCGCGTCCCAAATGGCCGCTGAAATGGCTGCTGTATCTGGGATTGGGAGTGGGGGCGATCGGCTTGTCGGTTCTGTTGCTGCGTCCGGCTCCCCTGCGGGTGGATACAGGAACGATACAGCGGGGCACATTACAGGTGACGGTAGATGCGGAAGGAAAAACGCGGGTGCGCGATCGCTTCGTGATTGCCGCAGGCACAGCAGGCCACCTTGACCGAATTACTTTGAATGAAGGCGATCCGGTGAAACCGGGAATGGTGGTTGCCCGAATTGATCCGTTGCCGCTGAACGCTTCGATTCAACAAGCCCTGGGCCGATTGTCGGAATGGAAGGCGCAACGGGCGGGAGTGGCCACTCAGCGACCGAAGGCTGAAACGTTGCAGCAGGCTGAAACACAAATTCAGGCGGCTCAGGCACGGCAACAGCAGGCAGAAGCACGGGTGGCAGAAGCACGGGCGGCTTTACAACAGGCCCAACGCGATCGCCAGCGGGCACAGGATCTGTTCAGTGCTGGGGCAATTTCCCGACAGGCACGCGAATCTGCCGAACTGAATGAAACCACGAAAGCCAGAGATCTGGATGCGGCCATATTAGCCGCCAATGCAGAAGCCTCGGCGGTGGATGTGGCGAGGGCACAACTGGCCGTTTTGCAGAAACAACAGACTGACCCAGATTACTTGCTGCGCGTGTATGAGGCCCGGATTGCCAGCACCGAGGCGGAACTGGCGCAACTACGGGATGAAGCCAACCGTACCGATGTTCGTTCTCCGGTGGCGGGAAGAGTGCTAAGAGTATTGCAGAAAAGCGCTCAGTTTGTCAGTAATGGTACGCCGCTGCTGGAAATTGGTGATGCCTCGCAGCTAGAACTGGTGATTGATGTGCTGTCTAATGATGCGCTGAAAATTCGTCCGGGCGATCGCATCCTGATCGACGTGGGCCGGGATACGCCACCAGTTCAGGCGAAAGTACGGCGGGTAGAACCTTCGGCGTTTACCAAAGTTTCCGCTCTGGGAGTGGAAGAACAGCGAGTGAATGTGATTGGAGATTTTGTCAATCCGACCCCAGAGTTTGGAGATGCCTACCGGGTTGCTGCTCGAATTATTGTGTGGGAAGGAAAGAATGTGTTGAAAGCGCCCCTGAGTGCTCTCTTCCGCTGCCAGCAAACCGCCTGGTGTACGTTTGTGGTTATCAATGGCAGAGCGCAACAACGCCCAGTGCAAATCGGCCAACGCAGCGACTTTGAAGCCGAAATTCGCCAGGGACTGCAACCCGGCGACACGGTGATTCTGCATCCCACCGAACAGATTAAGAACGGCGATCGGGTGACCTCCCGATGA